The Streptomyces sp. 135 sequence GAGCGAGACGCCGGTGAGAGCGGGGGAGCCATTGTGTGTGACATGCAGTGCGCGTGCCCACAGCACGTCGTTGTCCGGCGGGGCCACCATGGCGTACACCTCGGTTCAGATCAGTTGCCTCCCCCGTACGGGGGAACGAAGGCGGGGCCGATCGGTCACTGGGCACGCTATGGATTCGGGCGGACTTGCCAGGAAAGGACGCGGCCCGGAGGCGCCCGTTCTCACTCGAACGGTCGCCTCCGGGCCGGTGTTGATCAGACCATCATGCGCGATCCGCTGACGGTCAGAGCTTCGTCCACGCCTCCGTGAGCACCTGCCGCAGGATGCCCTCGATCTCGTCGAAGGTCTCCTGGGTGGAGATCAGCGGCGGCGCCAGCTGGACGACCGGGTCGCCGCGGTCGTCGGCACGGCAGTACAGGCCGTTGTCGTACAGCGCCTTGGAGAGGAAGCCGTACAGGACGCGCTCGGTCTCCTCGTCGTTGAACGTCTCCTTGGTGGCCTTGTCCTTCACCAGCTCGATGCCGTAGAAGAAGCCGTTGCCGCGGACGTCGCCGACGATCGGCAGGTCGTGCAGCTTGCGCAGGGTCTGGTAGAACGCGTCCTCGTTGTCCAGGACGTGCTGGTTCAGGCCCTCCTTCTCGAAGATGTCGAGGTTGGCGATGCCGACCGCGGCCGACACCGGGTGGCCGCCGAAGGTGTAGCCGTGCAGGAAGGTGTTGTCACCCTTGTAGAACGGCTCGGCGATCTTGTCCGAGATGATGCACGCGCCGATCGGGGAGTAGCCCGAGGTCATGCCCTTGGCGCAGGTGATCATGTCCGGGACGTAGCCGAACTTGTCGCAGGCGAACATCGTGCCGAGGCGGCCGAAGGCGCAGATGACCTCGTCCGAGACGAGCAGCACGTCGTACTTGTCGCAGATCTCGCGCACGCGCTGGAAGTAGCCGGGCGGGGGCGGGAAGCAGCCGCCCGCGTTCTGCACCGGCTCGAGGAAGACGGCGGCGACCGTCTCCGGGCCCTCGAAGAGGATCTCCTGCTCGATCTGGTCGGCGGCCCAGCGGCCGAAGGCCTCGGGGTCATCGCCGTGGATCGGGGCGCGGTAGATGTTGGTGTTCGGCACCTTGTGCGCGCCGGGGACCAGCGGCTCGAAGGGGGCCTTGAGCGCCGGCAGACCGGTGATGGACAGGGCGCCCTGCGGGGTGCCGTGGTAGGCGACCGCGCGCGAGATGACCTTGTACTTCGTGTGGTTGCCGGTGAGCTTGTGGTACTGCTTCGCCAGCTTCCACGCGGTCTCGACGGCCTCGCCGCCACCGGTGGTGAAGAAGACCTTGTTGAGGTCGCCGGGCGCGTAGTCGGCCAGGCGCTCCGCCAGCTCGACGGCCTTCGGGTGGGCGTAGGACCACACCGGGAAGAAGGCGAGCTCCTGTGCCTGCTTGTAGGCGGTCTCGGCGAGTTCGTGACGGCCGTGTCCCGCGTTGACGACGAAGAGGCCGGAGAGGCCGTCAAGGTACTTCTTGCCCTTGTCGTCGTAGATGTAGGTGCCCTCGCCACGCACGATGGTGGGAACGGGCGCGTTCTCGTACGACGACATGCGGGTGAAGTGCATCCACAGGTGGTCGTAGGCGGTCTGGCTGAGGTCCTTGCTCACGGCTATCGGGTTCCCCACATATAGGTCTGCTTCTTGAGCTTGAGGTAGACGAAGCTCTCGGTGGAGCGCACGCCGGGGAGGGCGCGGATGCGCTTGTTGATGACGTCGAGCAGGTGGTCGTCGTCTTCGCAGACGATCTCCACGAGGAGGTCGTGCGAGCCCGCGGTCATCACCACGTACTCGGCCTCCGGCATGGCGGCCACGGCGTCCGCGACCGGGTCCACATCGCCCTCGACGTTGATGCCGACCATCGCCTGCCTGCGGAAGCCCACGGTGAGCGGGTCCGTGACGGCGACGATCTGCATCACGCCTTGGTCGAGCAGCTTCTGGACGCGCTGGCGCACGGCCGCCTCGGAGAGGCCCACGGCCTTGCCGATGGCGGCGTACGGACGGCGTCCGTCCTCCTGGAGCTGCTCGATGATCGCCAGAGAGACGGCGTCCACGGGAGGGGTGCCGTTCCCACTGCCGCTGCCGCCCGGATTGCCGGTGCGGGAGCTGCGGGGGTTACTGGGGTCTGCGCTGCGACTGGCCACGACCTCACTGTGCACGACGTCTCGTCACTTCCGCAAGGCCAGATCGATGAAATTCGTTGTCTGGGACTCCGATACTCACGGATTCCGCAGTTCTGGGGCGCCGGGTATGTTGAAAGCGTCGGTGCAGCGACTAGGGTGGGAGTCTCAACCACTGGACATCTGACTTGGAGGGCCGCGGAAGTGACCACCGAGCTGCGCCGTCTGCGCAACTACATCAACGGAGAATTCCGGGACGCGGCCGACGGACGGACCACCGAGGTGATCAATCCGGCGACCGGCGAGGCCTACGCCACCGCGCCGCTGTCCGGCCAGGCCGACGTCGATGCGGCCATGAAGGCCGCCGCCGACGCGTTCCCCGCCTGGCGCGACCAGACGCCCGCCGAGCGGCAGAAGGCCCTGCTGAAGATCGCCGACGCGTTCGAGGAGCGGGCCGAGGAACTCATCGCCGCCGAGGTCGAGAACACGGGCAAGCCGATCGGACTCACGCGGTCCGAGGAGATCCCGCCCATGGTCGACCAGATCCGCTTCTTCGCGGGCGCGGCCCGGATGCTCGAAGGCCGCGCGGCCGGCGAGTACATGGAGGGCCTCACCTCCATCATCCGCCGCGAGCCGATCGGCGTCTGCGCCCAGGTCGCGCCGTGGAACTACCCGATGATGATGGGCGTATGGAAGTTCGCCCCGGCGCTCGCGGCCGGTAACACGGTCGTGCTGAAGCCGTCGGACACCACCCCCGCCTCGACCGTCCTGATGGCCGAGATCATCGGCTCCATCGTGCCGCCCGGCGTCTTCAACGTCGTCACGGGCGACCGCGACACCGGCCGCCTGATGGTGGAGCACCCGACCCCCGCGATGGCCTCCATCACCGGCTCCGTGCGCGCCGGCATGCAGGTCGCCGAGTCCGCGTCCAAGGACCTCAAGCGGGTCCACCTGGAGCTCGGCGGCAAGGCTCCGGTCGTCGTCTTCGAGGACACCGACATCGCCAAGGCCGTCGAGGACATCTCGATGGCGGGCTTCTTCAACGCCGGCCAGGACTGTACGGCCGCCACGCGCGTGCTCGTCCACGAGGCCATCCACGACGAGTTCGTGACGGCGCTCGCCAAGGCCGCCGCCGACACGAAGACCGGGCAGCCGGACGACGAGGACGTGCTCTACGGCCCGCTCAACAACGCCAACCAGCTGAAGCAGGTCTCCGGCTTCATCGAGCGGCTGCCCGCGCACGCCAAGGTCGAGGCGGGCGGTCAGCGGGTCGGCGAGAAGGGCTACTTCTACGCCCCGACCGTCGTCTCGGGCCTCAAGCAGGACGACGAGATCATCCAGAACGAGGTCTTCGGACCCGTCATCACCGTCCAGTCCTTCACGGACGAGGCGCAGGCCGTCGAGTACGCGAACGGCGTGGACTACGCGCTCGCCTCCTCGGTGTGGACCAAGGACCACGCGCGCGCGATGCGGATGTCCAAGGTGCTCGACTTCGGCTGCGTGTGGATCAACACGCACATTCCCCTCGTGGCGGAGATGCCGCACGGCGGGTTCAAGAAGTCGGGCTACGGCAAGGACCTTTCGGCGTACGGGTTCGACGACTACACCCGCATCAAGCACGTGATGACGTCCATCGAGGGCTAGTCGCCTCGGGCGGCGTGGGCCCGCGCCCCTGACGGGGCGCTCCCGCGGCGGCTTAATTCGTGTGACCGCCGATCCGCCCCCGCGTACCGTTGCGTACGCGGGGGCGGCTCCGTGGTGTGCTTCCTTCTTTCTTCTTATGCAAAAAGATCCGTAGCGCACCCACTTCCCGCCCCCGCTTTTTCTCTGCACCACGGGGGTGGACCTGATGACGACGAGCACGACGAGCGACGACCTCGCCGGGCTGCTGCTGCGCCGTCGGCAGAGCGTGTACGTTCCCGAAGGCGCCGGCCGGTCCGCCGAGACCGACGCCGCGGTGGTCGTCCTCGAAACCGAACTCGCCGACCGGGGCCACCTGTTGACCGCCCCGCTGCGCCGCGCCCTGACCGCGCTCGGGCCCGCGGACCTCGCCACGACCGGGCGGAAGCTGCTCGCCGACGTCGACGCCCTGATGGGCTCGGACCGCACGCACACCCCGCTCTTCGCACGGTTCCCCGACGAGATCCCCTACCAGCACGCGTACGACCGCTTCACCGCGACCGTCGTCGCGCACCTCGCCGCCCAGCCGCACCAGCCCTGCATGAACTGCGCGGGCACCAAGGCCCCGGTCCGCGCGCTCGCGCCCTGCGCGCACCTGCTGTGCGCCGACTGCCACCGCAAGGAGCAGGACTGGGGCTGCTGCGACGAGTGCTGCGTCTGGTACACCTGCCCGATCTGCGAGCAGCGCTACGAGACGGACGGCCCCACCGACCCCTGG is a genomic window containing:
- a CDS encoding aspartate aminotransferase family protein, with protein sequence MGNPIAVSKDLSQTAYDHLWMHFTRMSSYENAPVPTIVRGEGTYIYDDKGKKYLDGLSGLFVVNAGHGRHELAETAYKQAQELAFFPVWSYAHPKAVELAERLADYAPGDLNKVFFTTGGGEAVETAWKLAKQYHKLTGNHTKYKVISRAVAYHGTPQGALSITGLPALKAPFEPLVPGAHKVPNTNIYRAPIHGDDPEAFGRWAADQIEQEILFEGPETVAAVFLEPVQNAGGCFPPPPGYFQRVREICDKYDVLLVSDEVICAFGRLGTMFACDKFGYVPDMITCAKGMTSGYSPIGACIISDKIAEPFYKGDNTFLHGYTFGGHPVSAAVGIANLDIFEKEGLNQHVLDNEDAFYQTLRKLHDLPIVGDVRGNGFFYGIELVKDKATKETFNDEETERVLYGFLSKALYDNGLYCRADDRGDPVVQLAPPLISTQETFDEIEGILRQVLTEAWTKL
- a CDS encoding Lrp/AsnC family transcriptional regulator, whose product is MHSEVVASRSADPSNPRSSRTGNPGGSGSGNGTPPVDAVSLAIIEQLQEDGRRPYAAIGKAVGLSEAAVRQRVQKLLDQGVMQIVAVTDPLTVGFRRQAMVGINVEGDVDPVADAVAAMPEAEYVVMTAGSHDLLVEIVCEDDDHLLDVINKRIRALPGVRSTESFVYLKLKKQTYMWGTR
- a CDS encoding gamma-aminobutyraldehyde dehydrogenase, with product MTTELRRLRNYINGEFRDAADGRTTEVINPATGEAYATAPLSGQADVDAAMKAAADAFPAWRDQTPAERQKALLKIADAFEERAEELIAAEVENTGKPIGLTRSEEIPPMVDQIRFFAGAARMLEGRAAGEYMEGLTSIIRREPIGVCAQVAPWNYPMMMGVWKFAPALAAGNTVVLKPSDTTPASTVLMAEIIGSIVPPGVFNVVTGDRDTGRLMVEHPTPAMASITGSVRAGMQVAESASKDLKRVHLELGGKAPVVVFEDTDIAKAVEDISMAGFFNAGQDCTAATRVLVHEAIHDEFVTALAKAAADTKTGQPDDEDVLYGPLNNANQLKQVSGFIERLPAHAKVEAGGQRVGEKGYFYAPTVVSGLKQDDEIIQNEVFGPVITVQSFTDEAQAVEYANGVDYALASSVWTKDHARAMRMSKVLDFGCVWINTHIPLVAEMPHGGFKKSGYGKDLSAYGFDDYTRIKHVMTSIEG